The Acidobacteriaceae bacterium genome includes the window GCTCGACAACAGCTCTTGCAATCGGAAATTTCCTCGGAAGGACACGCGCCTTTAGGAGCTCTGGATATCGACCAGCTAGGTCATCTATCCTGCAATATTCGAGCAGGGCCGGATCTCCAAGCGGTGGATGTGTATTCAAAGACTGGACGAAGTCGTTGCTCGACGAAACCGCTTGGGCGAACGAATCGAACGCCGCTAGTATCGCTTGCGTTGCTGCGCTCCACCTGGCTGAGAGGGCGGAAGATATAGCAACGGGACGCGGGTCACGTTTCGAGCCCGAAGAGGGCAAAGGGCCGTCATAATGGATCTGCCAAGTTTCCTCCCAATCTGTGAGGAGATCCGCCGCAAGAGACGTAAGCTCGGCGCAAAGATTACGAATATTGGAACGATCCGACTCGTCCTAGATTTGCTCATCGGCCAGTCTGACCTTGATATATTCCAACCAATCCGGCAGGAGTTTGAACTCTTCAAACGTCAACGGCAAGTTGGGGGAAAATGGCGGTTCTATTTCGCCAACAAAGTCATAAAGTCTGAACGTCTTCCTGAAATCCTGTTTTACGTAAACGGCCTCAAACTGCTTCAAGCCTGTCGCGAAGATATCGTTCTGCGCTGCGATAAAACTGATCGGGTCGGACTTGAGCAGCGCGGATCGCAGCTGAATTACGTAGTTTCCCAAGAAAGATGAATCGAATATGAGCCCGTTCAGATAATATTTCTCGAACATCTCAAGCAGGCGTGAGCCACAAAGGAACTGTATGCTGCCCCGCCTCTGTTCTAGGCTGCCCTGTATCGAGGCCATGGCTGATTCGGAGCACTCATAAGGGGAAACTATGTAAACCATTCGTGCATACTCACTGGTGCCATCGTCTGCAGTTCGAGATGTGTCGAGGCACTGTTGGGCCTGCAAGAAGACAGTTCGGGCGCCCTGGTTGCTAGACACAGAGCCGACAATTCGGTCACTTTTCACGACGCAAGCGCAACAGTAGTATCCCGTCAGCGGGTCACTAGCGTAGAAAATTACGTCTTTGCCTCGCTCCATGTTGCCGTGCGTTATTCGGACTCCCTGATAGCCAGGAACATTGCGAAGCATTAAAGAAAGCTTTTCTCTTAAGTCTTCTTCATGGCGAAAAAGCCCCGCAAATTGCTCAACAGTGATCACGTTTGGTCCTGGAAATCATTCCGGTATTTATAGCTACTCCACCCTAACACTCTTCGCTAGATCCACTTACCTGATCGACATCGCGCGGTCGGCCCGCATCCGGGTGCCCAACTTCTGGCCGCACTCGGTCAGAAGTTGGCTCCGCTCTGCCGAAGGCTGGAGTGAACCCGAAGCGCAGCGAAGGGGTAACGACTGAATTGCCTTCCTGTCCTGGCCGCAAACGCGGGCGCACTCGTGAAATGCAGAGCGACCGACTCGGACGACGATGCCCCGCCGCATCAGAAATTTCTCACTGCTTAGATCGCGATTACGCTGCTTCAGGCTGCCGCTTCGAACCGGATCGCGACGGCGACGCGGCCTTCATCTGCTCCCGAATCCCAAGAAACGCACGCAAAGCGCGGTTGACCGACTCGGAGTCCGGAAAGTGCTCGTGAAGCTCAGGGTCGATGATGGCGAGGTTTGATCCCTCGAGCTTATTGAAGTACTTACCCCGGACGGCCGTCTTCGACCTGGCCGAAGACCTCTGCAAGCCGGACTTAGTTCTCTGAGTCTTCATAGAGCTTCCGTTCTGCACGTGTGGCGTGACGCGCACTGATGATGCGGATCAGTCCACCGGTTTCATTATGGCTGATGAATAGGAGTTTGCCAGAGGCTGAGACCCCGATGGTGAAAAATCGCGAGTCGGTATCTGAGTGGTCGGGGTCGAAATCGGTGTATGCCGACGGGTCGCCTTCGAAGACCGTGACAGCTTCGTCAAACGAGACCCGGTGCTTGCGAACGTTCGCAGCAGCTTTGCGTGGATCAAACTGGTACTTCAACATGGGGCCCGGCGGTGTCAGTTCGCTTCTACCGGACCGTCACGCTCCTTGCAACGCCCCGGATAGGTGAGGCCGCAGACCCTCCAAGCCCCCAACTCTGCACCTACCCCACCCCGGCGAGCATCCAATACCCACCAATAAAGCGAATCCTGCCACCCCCACGGTGCAGGCGCGGACAGGTACGGCATAATAGATAACAATGAAAGTCCATATCCCAACACCACTTCGCAACTACACCGAGCGGCAGCAGACCGTCTCGGTCGGGGGCGTGACGGTCGCTGAGGGTCTGGAGCAGCTGGTCGAGCAGTTCCCTGCCATGCGCCAGCATCTCTTCACCCCTGACGGCAAGCTCCGCTCGTTCGTGAACGTCTACGTCAATGACGAGGACGTCCGCTATCTCCCTGAAAAAGAACACACTGGCGTTGATGATGCCGCCGAACTCTCCATCATCCCCTCCATCGCTGGCGGCTGTTGTCCCCTCGCTGCCTGTTGTTGTCGCTAGAAGCGAGAACAACCCGGAGCTCAGCTCCCCCCCAAGATTCCAGACTGCCGTCATCCTGAGCCGTAGGCGAAGGACCTCTGTATTTGTTTTTGTCCGGAGCTCCACGAATCCACGGCTCAAGCCGCCGCATCTCCATAGAGGAGACAAGTCGCCCTGCTTGACAAAACCGAACCCCGCTTGACCCACGGTATGATTAACCAAGGACGGCCCGAGCTCGAAGGTGGAAGCTAAACCACCTGTA containing:
- a CDS encoding BrnT family toxin, translated to MLKYQFDPRKAAANVRKHRVSFDEAVTVFEGDPSAYTDFDPDHSDTDSRFFTIGVSASGKLLFISHNETGGLIRIISARHATRAERKLYEDSEN
- a CDS encoding MoaD/ThiS family protein, with the translated sequence MKVHIPTPLRNYTERQQTVSVGGVTVAEGLEQLVEQFPAMRQHLFTPDGKLRSFVNVYVNDEDVRYLPEKEHTGVDDAAELSIIPSIAGGCCPLAACCCR